The following DNA comes from Heliangelus exortis chromosome 2, bHelExo1.hap1, whole genome shotgun sequence.
CTGAAGGTATGTGTTTACAGGGCCCAGTTTGACAGGTAACAATATAGGCATtctgaaattctgtttaaatATGTAGTGTTTAACCTTTACCTTTAATCTGTCTCATTGAAATATGCCTAGGGAATTACATCTTCTTGCCCTGGTGTTTAATAGGCATGTGTTGATTCTAGCAATGACTCCTGCTGTACAACTAAGTAGCAAAGGCTGTCTTCTGGTAGTTTCATTAAACTTGGAATTTATGTTAACTGGATACTGAGACTAAAACTCAGTGGAAGTCAAGGAAGTCTTTAGTTGCTCTATGAGTAATACAGATGGAAAATTACACAAGTGGAAATAAGTACCACATTTTAATTACAGGCTTGCATAGATTAGTTGCTTATCTAGCTTTCGACTAATGAAGGGAATGTAAGTACAAAACTTTACTACTTACAGGATGTGATCGGCTGTACCCAGGAGATGGACTTCATTCTTTGGCCTCGTAATGATATTGAGAAGATAGTCTGTCTCCTGTTCTCCCGGTGGAAGGGATCTGATGAACCCTTTAGGCCTGTTCAGGTATGTTTTTGTTTAAGTTCAGTAAGTAACTTCTATTTGGAATGGAGGATTATTacttttttaacaaataaattgATAAGGTGTGCAACTTCGTGGATCTGAAAGTATGCTTGCTGTTCTGATTGTAAAGCAGTCGGTGTTTTGAATGCCAAATTCTGTCTCCTATCCTTTATGCACTGTTGTATTAAGACTTCCACAGTCTAAGCATCTGAAGGACCCTTGGCAAATTACATCAATGTATAAAAACATATATCATGTTAGTATTTGTAGAAGTGGATTAGAAACGGTGCTTAGTACAGTTGAATCTTTGTCTAAAACGGTGTTACAAAGGTTCTGTGAGTATCCCAAGTTGCTGTCATTTGTTAGATGGAAGAGAGTCTGAGATGGAATTTTTTCAGTATGATTTTACcttgaaatacatttcagatGTCTTAAACTATTTTTTGGTAGCCAGCTTGAGCTATTAATACTCAAACAATCTGAACGCAATGTGTACTTTCTGTGCTTGGTTCTGCAATAAGAAGTTAACAGAAGAAATGTGCCGTACTGTTAATACATAGGAGTGTTCTGACAGAACAAGCTAAATCTGGTTTTACGTATGCAGTTAAAGTTACATTTTTGAATTATTAGTATGTCATTGCTATGGCTAATGTTTATGTTGGCAAAATGAAACCAGGGATTTACTTTAATTGTGCACACTCAAGAGTATTGCTGTGATCCccaatttctgcttttcatgatgagaaaaagaagcaaagtgGTTATAAAGCTCAACATTGAAGGAAATTAATTAGTTAACTGTGAGCCTTagcttaataaatattttattcaccTTTCTCCACAATGTAGGCCAAGTTTGAGTTTCATCACGGTGACTATGAAAAACAGTTTCTGCATGTTCTGAGCCGGAAGGACAAGACTGGAATTGTTGTCAACAACCCTAGCCAGTCAGTGTTTCTCTTCATTGACAGACAGCACTTGCAGGTAAGCTTATTTTGTCCCTCTTTTTATCAGGTGTGTTTTAATCATAGTTCTTTCTCTTCTTGGGAACATGAGTGATGGCATTGCAAAatactgaagcagaaaaatagatCATGCATTCATGattgcatttcagatttttcaaaggGCACAGATCTGTGCATACAGAATTGATTTAATGTTCTATTAAAAATCAGTTCTAAAATAGACTTAAGTGtttttggaaaaattaaaacattggTGTATTTTGGTGATATTATAGAAATTTTTCAAGTAAGAAAATGAGCATAATAGTGGAAACATTTTAGGCATCAGAGGTTGCAGACTTAATCTTGAATTTGGGCTGTTCATAGAGGTGAAATACAGTGGCTTAAATCTCTGTGGTGTTGCTCCACAACCAGCAGTAAGCTAATACATGAGCTGGATCTGTTGGGGGTCTGCCTACTAGTCTTGCATTAACTTTCATGTTCaatagtttttctttgttttctttgcctctAGACTCCAAAAAACAAAGCTACAATCTTCAAGTTATGCAGCATCTGCCTGTACCTGCCACAGGAGCAGCTCACTCACTGGACGATTGGTACTATAGAGGATCACCTCCGTCCTTATATGCCAGAGTAAGGTACTGGCCAGCAAAATGGGGAAGATCACAGAATGCAGCAGTGGATTCTCACTTTCCTTACCAGTTTATTCTTTCagaattcagaagaaaatggaCTCATGTTCAGAACACTATGCGTTGTGAAACTTGATcatcctggattttttttatcatttgtaTCTCAGAACTTTACAatttttttagatgttttctGCATGGACCTTATGAAAGAGAGGATGCTCTGCACGCTTCTGCATTGCATCAGCATCTTACTAAAATGTGAAATGAAGGGACTGTACACTGAAACAAATGTATCCAAAAGCACAAGGTGATCATTTGTGGTGGTGTTCCCATTTGTGCTGGTCATGCCCCTTAACATCTATAATGTTAGCCATCAGAATTTGAAGGGTGAGAAGTGAATGTAACTGGTATAAAAGCCTTTACAGCATTGCTGTTAGTGATTGTATCAAAGAGCACTATCATTCATTTTAATGAGCAGAAAAGTGGCTATTACAATGAGTAAATGTgggaaagaaatctttctttaaaaaaaaaaaagcatctcatTTAATGTGTAGGcattttttgcctcttttatTTTGCTGGGCCATGTCTAAGTTTACTGGCACTTTCGTTTTGGATCTCTTTCCCCAAGCTGCTGCATAACTGTATTAAAGTATTCTTTTGAGTTGGATGCATTTATACAGATGAGGCAGTCATATACTTGGAGTCTGAAGTAGCTAaagcagctaaaaataaaataatagctgCAGAAACAATGTTGGTagaggattattt
Coding sequences within:
- the C2H6orf62 gene encoding uncharacterized protein C6orf62 homolog; the encoded protein is MGDPNSRKKQALNRLRAQLRKKKESLADQFDFKMYIAFVFKDKKKKSALFEVSEVIPVMTNNYEENILKGVRDSSYSLESSLELLQKDVVQLHAPRYQSMRRDVIGCTQEMDFILWPRNDIEKIVCLLFSRWKGSDEPFRPVQAKFEFHHGDYEKQFLHVLSRKDKTGIVVNNPSQSVFLFIDRQHLQTPKNKATIFKLCSICLYLPQEQLTHWTIGTIEDHLRPYMPE